A genome region from Hevea brasiliensis isolate MT/VB/25A 57/8 chromosome 7, ASM3005281v1, whole genome shotgun sequence includes the following:
- the LOC110659871 gene encoding CRIB domain-containing protein RIC4, translated as MRDRMERLVLLPFSIGCVSESSVAIGVHNPRRTKHPPAPHYTNPSSIRRKEEDEESLSSTDSMKNGLKFLALSKPNISDRFHRLVKGFKTFSQLFVYGEEMEELEMEIGLPTDVKHVTHIGWDGSENNNPIQGWDNLISPELLSLQPPACLRQLELSMAAQSDSPALVTPSSA; from the exons ATGAGAGATAGAATGGAAAGGCTTGTTCTCCTTCCTTTCTCCATTGGTTGTGTCTCTGAATCAAGTGTGGCTATTGGGGTGCACAACCCCAGAAGAACCAAGCACCCACCAGCTCCACATTACACAAACCCATCTTCAataa gaagaaaagaagaagacgaGGAAAGCTTATCAAGCACTGATAGTATGAAGAATGGATTGAAATTTCTTGCTCTTTCAAAGCCTAACATATCGGATCGGTTTCATAGGCTTGTCAAGGGTTTCAAGACCTTCTCTCAATTATTTG TATACGGAGAAGAAATGGAAGAACTAGAAATGGAAATAGGGCTTCCAACAGATGTGAAACATGTGACACATATAGGATGGGATGGTTCAGAAAATAACAACCCAATTCAAGGCTGGGACAATCTCATTTCTCCAGAGTTGCTCTCTCTTCAGCCTCCTGCTTGTCTAAGGCAACTTGAACTTTCCATGGCTGCACAATCTGATTCTCCTGCTCTTGTTACCCCTTCCTCTGCTTAG